One region of Microbacterium sp. M28 genomic DNA includes:
- a CDS encoding LacI family DNA-binding transcriptional regulator produces MSRSTPRTRITDVAKLAGVSLSTVSRAMNDNPTVDPALVERVKAAAAELGYTANPLARSLVLGRTQTVAVVVPDLENPTYQAILRGLSRAASTDGYHVLIADSIEDLENERALAKTTRLRTDGIILCAPRMPEDELQALLPELSPAVVINRAPQTGTPVVAADYGAGLREIIDHLTCLGHRHLAYLAGSERSASHRARQDAIAAAVARIADLRVDEIPAGVDFDSGVAVADQVVASGATGILAFNDLVALGLLSALRTRGVDVPGKISIAGFDDIPFAANATPPLTTASVPAAELGAHAWQAMHELLEDGAPVAVTTVVPELVVRETTAAPS; encoded by the coding sequence ATGAGCCGTTCGACACCACGGACGCGGATCACCGACGTCGCCAAGCTCGCCGGCGTCTCCCTGTCGACGGTGTCGCGCGCCATGAACGACAACCCGACCGTCGACCCCGCCCTCGTGGAGCGCGTGAAGGCCGCGGCCGCCGAACTCGGTTACACCGCCAATCCCCTCGCCAGAAGCCTCGTGCTCGGTCGCACCCAGACCGTGGCGGTCGTGGTGCCGGATCTCGAGAACCCGACGTATCAGGCGATCCTGCGCGGCCTCAGCCGGGCCGCCTCGACGGACGGCTATCACGTGCTGATCGCGGACTCGATCGAGGACCTGGAGAACGAGCGCGCACTCGCCAAGACGACACGGCTGCGCACAGACGGCATCATCCTGTGCGCCCCTCGCATGCCGGAGGACGAGCTGCAGGCCCTGCTCCCCGAGCTCTCGCCTGCCGTCGTGATCAACCGCGCGCCGCAGACCGGCACTCCTGTGGTCGCGGCGGACTACGGGGCCGGCCTGCGCGAGATCATCGACCACCTCACATGCCTCGGCCACCGCCACCTCGCCTACCTCGCCGGCTCGGAGCGCAGCGCGTCGCACCGAGCCCGTCAGGACGCGATCGCCGCGGCCGTCGCGCGGATCGCGGACCTGCGCGTCGACGAGATCCCCGCGGGCGTCGACTTCGACAGCGGCGTCGCGGTGGCCGATCAGGTGGTCGCTTCGGGCGCGACGGGCATCCTCGCGTTCAACGACCTCGTCGCCCTCGGACTGCTCTCCGCCCTGCGCACGCGCGGCGTCGATGTACCGGGAAAGATCTCCATCGCCGGATTCGACGACATCCCCTTCGCCGCGAATGCCACGCCTCCCCTGACGACGGCATCCGTACCGGCCGCCGAACTCGGTGCGCATGCCTGGCAGGCGATGCACGAACTGCTCGAGGATGGAGCGCCGGTCGCCGTGACGACGGTCGTGCCGGAGCTGGTGGTGCGGGAGACCACCGCAGCTCCCTCCTGA
- a CDS encoding Gfo/Idh/MocA family protein translates to MTMTRYALAGAGHRAQMYVDAIIGEHRDRAELIALIEPNPTRAQYYVDRITAAGTAAPRTAGPDDLEQIIREERIDRVIICSRDDLHAELIVRSLEAGADVVVEKPLTIDAPSAARIEEAVERTGRQVVLTFNYRYSPRNSALRRLLQDGEIGEITSIDFSWMLDTKHGADYFRRWHRQKAHSGGLLVHKSSHHFDLVNWWLRSEPRRVYASGGLRFYGAENAAARGITGRPARGTHDGGDPFELDLRDDERLKALYLDAEQHDGYVRDRDVFSEGITIEDNLALVVDYASGATLSYSLNAHSPWEGYRVAVNGTRGRAELEVVERGAVLAEEGLHPALDPSLSGSDAGNALRPEGERLIVQKHWEAAREVEIVRGEGGHGGGDALLLSDVFVGPGDDPLARPADWSDGIRSIAVGIAGNRSLETGLPVQVADLGIHLLEGAVHA, encoded by the coding sequence ATGACAATGACGCGCTACGCTCTCGCCGGTGCCGGCCACCGCGCACAGATGTACGTCGATGCGATCATCGGCGAGCACCGCGACCGCGCCGAGCTGATCGCCCTCATCGAGCCGAACCCGACCAGAGCGCAGTACTACGTCGACCGCATCACCGCCGCGGGGACCGCAGCCCCGCGCACGGCGGGACCCGACGACCTCGAGCAGATCATCCGCGAGGAGCGCATCGACCGCGTCATCATCTGCTCCCGCGACGACCTGCACGCCGAGCTCATCGTCCGCTCGCTCGAAGCAGGCGCCGACGTCGTGGTCGAGAAGCCGCTGACCATCGACGCCCCGAGCGCCGCACGCATCGAAGAGGCCGTCGAACGCACCGGCCGCCAGGTCGTGCTGACGTTCAACTACCGCTACTCGCCGCGCAACAGTGCGCTGCGCCGTCTGCTGCAGGACGGCGAGATCGGCGAGATCACCTCGATCGACTTCTCCTGGATGCTCGACACCAAGCACGGCGCCGACTACTTCCGCCGCTGGCACCGCCAGAAGGCCCACTCGGGTGGACTGCTCGTGCACAAGTCCAGCCACCATTTCGATCTCGTCAACTGGTGGCTGCGCTCCGAGCCGCGGCGCGTCTACGCATCCGGCGGACTGCGCTTCTACGGCGCCGAGAACGCTGCCGCCCGCGGCATCACGGGCCGGCCCGCCCGAGGCACGCACGACGGGGGCGATCCGTTCGAGCTCGACCTGCGCGACGATGAGCGGCTGAAGGCGCTCTATCTCGACGCCGAGCAGCACGACGGCTACGTGCGCGACCGCGACGTGTTCAGCGAGGGCATCACCATCGAAGACAACCTCGCGCTCGTCGTCGACTACGCCTCCGGGGCGACGCTCTCCTACTCGCTGAACGCGCATTCCCCGTGGGAGGGCTACCGCGTCGCCGTCAACGGCACGCGGGGCCGTGCCGAGCTCGAGGTCGTCGAGCGCGGCGCCGTGCTCGCCGAAGAGGGTCTGCATCCGGCCCTCGACCCGAGCCTCTCGGGATCGGATGCCGGCAACGCGCTGCGCCCCGAGGGCGAGCGCCTGATCGTGCAGAAGCACTGGGAGGCCGCCCGCGAAGTCGAGATCGTCCGCGGCGAAGGCGGTCACGGCGGCGGCGACGCACTGCTGCTCTCGGATGTGTTCGTCGGCCCTGGCGACGACCCGCTCGCCCGACCGGCGGACTGGAGCGACGGCATCCGCTCGATCGCGGTCGGCATCGCCGGCAACCGGTCGCTCGAAACGGGCCTGCCCGTCCAGGTCGCCGACCTCGGCATCCACCTGCTCGAAGGCGCGGTGCACGCATGA
- a CDS encoding NAD-dependent epimerase/dehydratase family protein: MSRIVVTGGAGRLGRSLVAGLAGFGHEIVSLDRVIAPELEQDGITQVSLDLSDADAAASVLADAGADALIHLAAIAVPFSAPEDVIMRTNAGLAVSVLHGAVRAGIPKIVAASSPTVLGYGSPTGWIPERLPVDEETPTRPWNAYALSKLLIEDTLGMLQRQTGDATRFAAFRPCYVIAPEEWAGAPTQQGHTVRERLDDPALSAPALFNYVDARDVAGFADTLLAGMTEIPNGEVFFVGASDALAREPLADLLPQFHPGTAGAAAELTGTRPAFSIAKAERLLGWRPQHDWRTELASADALLTKGL; encoded by the coding sequence ATGAGCCGCATCGTCGTCACCGGCGGCGCCGGCCGGCTCGGCCGCAGCCTCGTCGCAGGGCTCGCGGGCTTCGGGCACGAGATCGTGTCGCTCGACAGGGTCATCGCCCCCGAGCTCGAGCAGGACGGCATCACGCAGGTCTCCCTGGACCTCTCCGACGCGGATGCCGCGGCATCCGTCCTCGCGGATGCCGGAGCCGACGCCCTGATCCACCTCGCCGCGATCGCCGTGCCGTTCAGCGCCCCTGAGGACGTCATCATGCGCACGAACGCGGGCCTCGCGGTCTCGGTGCTGCACGGTGCGGTGCGCGCAGGGATTCCGAAGATCGTCGCGGCGTCCAGCCCGACCGTGCTCGGGTACGGGTCGCCGACCGGCTGGATCCCCGAGCGGCTGCCGGTGGACGAGGAGACCCCGACCAGACCGTGGAACGCCTACGCGCTGTCGAAGCTGCTGATCGAGGACACCCTCGGGATGCTGCAGCGCCAGACCGGCGATGCGACGCGGTTCGCCGCGTTCCGGCCGTGCTACGTGATCGCGCCGGAGGAATGGGCCGGAGCTCCGACCCAGCAGGGACACACCGTGCGGGAACGACTGGACGACCCGGCGCTCTCGGCGCCCGCGCTGTTCAACTACGTCGACGCCCGCGACGTCGCCGGCTTCGCGGACACGCTGCTGGCAGGCATGACCGAGATCCCCAACGGCGAGGTCTTCTTCGTCGGCGCCTCCGACGCTCTGGCCCGCGAGCCGCTGGCCGACCTGCTGCCGCAGTTCCATCCGGGAACCGCCGGCGCCGCAGCCGAGCTGACCGGCACCCGACCCGCGTTCTCGATCGCCAAGGCCGAGCGACTCTTGGGCTGGCGCCCGCAGCACGACTGGCGCACCGAGCTCGCAAGCGCGGACGCTCTCC